In Rhipicephalus microplus isolate Deutch F79 chromosome 9, USDA_Rmic, whole genome shotgun sequence, one genomic interval encodes:
- the LOC119163371 gene encoding PITH domain-containing protein CG6153 isoform X2, with protein sequence MAHHHHGHGGDPCGGHGGDSSNGLETGVQYSLYSKIDLDNVECLNEKEEGSGKLVFKPWEQRLDREKYVDSDVDEELLFNIPFTGNVKLKSILIVGGVAGMHPSKVRMFKNRRQMTFRDVRATPEQEFELQPDASGNLEYPVRTVKFSSVHHLSLHFPSNFGSDTTRVYYIGLHGEFTQAQRQGVVLCSYESAANPADHKVQHLQRANFMIQ encoded by the exons ATGGCGCACCACCATCACGGTCACGGCGGCGACCCGTGTGGAGGCCACGGGGGAGACTCTTCCAACGGACTTGAGACGGGTGTACAGTACTCGCTCTACTCCAAAATAGACCTTGACAACGTTGAGTGCCTAAACGAAAAGGAGGAAGGGTCCGGCAAGTTGGTCTTCAAGCCATGGGAGCAGAGATTGGATCGTGAGAAG TATGTGGACAGCGATGTAGATGAGGAGCTCCTCTTCAACATCCC CTTCACTGGAAATGTCAAGCTCAAGTCCATCCTAATTGTGGGAGGCGTGGCTGGCATGCACCCTTCCAAGGTTCGCAT GTTCAAGAATCGGCGACAGATGACATTTCGTGATGTCCGTGCAACGCCCGAACAGGAGTTTGAGCTGCAGCCTGATGCCAGTGGTAACTTGGAGTACCCTGTCAG GACTGTAAAGTTCTCCAGTGTGCACCACTTGTCACTGCACTTCCCGAGCAACTTTGGGAGCGACACAACGCGTGTCTACTACATCGGCCTGCATGGGGAGTTCACACAG GCTCAGAGGCAAGGTGTGGTGTTGTGCAGCTATGAGAGTGCCGCCAACCCTGCCGACCACAAGGTGCAGCATCTCCAGCGAGCCAACTTTATGATACAGTAA
- the LOC119163371 gene encoding PITH domain-containing protein CG6153 isoform X1, whose product MAHHHHGHGGDPCGGHGGDSSNGLETGVQYSLYSKIDLDNVECLNEKEEGSGKLVFKPWEQRLDREKYVDSDVDEELLFNIPFTGNVKLKSILIVGGVAGMHPSKVRMFKNRRQMTFRDVRATPEQEFELQPDASGNLEYPVRLRGKVWCCAAMRVPPTLPTTRCSISSEPTL is encoded by the exons ATGGCGCACCACCATCACGGTCACGGCGGCGACCCGTGTGGAGGCCACGGGGGAGACTCTTCCAACGGACTTGAGACGGGTGTACAGTACTCGCTCTACTCCAAAATAGACCTTGACAACGTTGAGTGCCTAAACGAAAAGGAGGAAGGGTCCGGCAAGTTGGTCTTCAAGCCATGGGAGCAGAGATTGGATCGTGAGAAG TATGTGGACAGCGATGTAGATGAGGAGCTCCTCTTCAACATCCC CTTCACTGGAAATGTCAAGCTCAAGTCCATCCTAATTGTGGGAGGCGTGGCTGGCATGCACCCTTCCAAGGTTCGCAT GTTCAAGAATCGGCGACAGATGACATTTCGTGATGTCCGTGCAACGCCCGAACAGGAGTTTGAGCTGCAGCCTGATGCCAGTGGTAACTTGGAGTACCCTGTCAG GCTCAGAGGCAAGGTGTGGTGTTGTGCAGCTATGAGAGTGCCGCCAACCCTGCCGACCACAAGGTGCAGCATCTCCAGCGAGCCAACTTTATGA